The following coding sequences are from one Halorubrum sp. BOL3-1 window:
- a CDS encoding GMC family oxidoreductase, with amino-acid sequence MTGSEYDYVVVGAGSAGCVLANRLTQDAETSVLLLEAGEPDDERNIRIPAAFPELFKTSTDWEYYTEPQEHCGGRELYWPRGKTLGGCSSNNAMIYVRGHPSDYDHWAELGNDGWGYDSMLEYFKRAEAFGPARSSYHGDDGPLSVTEQTSPRPVSEAFVRAAAAAGYDRNDDFNGETQEGVGLYHVTQKDGKRHSAAEAYLKPVLDRPNLTAETGAQATEVTIEDGRATGVEYRQDGRARSAGASEEVVLCAGAVNSPQLLMLSGVGDPDHLSDHGIDAAVESPGVGRNLQDHLFAFTVYETADDVSTLDDAGGLRDVLNWFVFKRGKLTSNIGEAGGFVRTNEDEPRPDLQFHFAPSYFMEHGLANPADGRGLSIGATQLRPESRGRVALGSDDPFDAPRIDPNYLAESEDVATLVEGVRRAREIAERGPLSRYIEREVWPGEDAQSDAEIEAHVREECHTVYHPVGTCKMGDDETAVVDDRLRVHGVEGLRVADASVMPTLVGGNTNAPTIAIAERAADLIRDDRRERAEEPPTAATD; translated from the coding sequence ATGACAGGGAGCGAGTACGACTACGTCGTCGTCGGCGCCGGGTCCGCGGGATGCGTCCTCGCGAACCGGCTCACTCAGGACGCGGAGACGTCCGTGCTGCTGCTCGAAGCGGGCGAACCCGACGACGAGCGGAACATCCGAATTCCGGCGGCGTTCCCGGAGCTGTTCAAGACGTCGACGGACTGGGAGTACTACACCGAGCCGCAGGAGCACTGCGGCGGCCGAGAGCTGTACTGGCCGCGCGGGAAGACCCTCGGCGGCTGCTCGTCCAACAACGCGATGATCTACGTCCGCGGCCACCCGTCGGACTACGACCACTGGGCCGAGCTGGGTAACGACGGGTGGGGGTACGACTCGATGCTGGAGTACTTCAAACGGGCGGAGGCCTTCGGCCCGGCGAGGTCGTCGTACCACGGAGACGACGGACCGCTCAGCGTCACCGAGCAGACCTCACCGCGCCCGGTTTCCGAGGCGTTCGTTCGCGCCGCCGCCGCGGCGGGCTACGACCGGAACGACGACTTCAACGGGGAGACACAGGAGGGCGTCGGCCTGTACCACGTCACACAGAAGGACGGAAAGCGTCACAGCGCGGCCGAAGCGTATCTGAAGCCCGTCCTCGACCGTCCGAACCTCACCGCCGAGACCGGCGCGCAGGCGACGGAGGTGACCATCGAAGACGGTCGCGCGACCGGCGTGGAGTACCGTCAGGACGGCCGGGCCCGCAGTGCCGGCGCGAGCGAGGAGGTGGTCCTCTGTGCCGGCGCGGTCAACTCCCCGCAGCTGCTCATGCTCTCGGGCGTCGGGGACCCGGACCACCTCTCGGACCACGGCATCGACGCCGCGGTCGAGTCGCCCGGCGTCGGTCGGAACCTCCAGGACCACCTGTTCGCCTTCACCGTCTACGAGACGGCCGACGACGTGAGTACGCTCGACGACGCCGGCGGCCTGCGGGACGTTCTCAACTGGTTCGTGTTCAAGCGGGGGAAGCTCACCTCCAACATCGGTGAAGCGGGCGGCTTCGTTCGCACGAACGAGGACGAGCCGCGTCCCGACCTACAGTTCCATTTCGCTCCCTCCTACTTCATGGAACACGGACTCGCGAACCCCGCCGACGGCAGGGGACTGTCGATCGGCGCGACGCAGCTCCGACCGGAGAGCCGCGGCCGCGTCGCGCTCGGGTCGGACGACCCCTTCGACGCGCCGCGGATCGACCCGAACTACCTCGCCGAGAGCGAGGACGTCGCGACCCTCGTCGAGGGCGTGCGGCGCGCCCGAGAGATCGCCGAGCGGGGCCCGCTCTCGCGGTACATCGAGCGTGAGGTGTGGCCGGGCGAGGACGCCCAGTCCGACGCGGAGATCGAGGCGCACGTCCGCGAGGAGTGCCACACCGTGTATCACCCCGTAGGGACGTGTAAGATGGGCGACGACGAGACCGCGGTCGTGGACGACCGACTCCGCGTCCACGGCGTCGAGGGGCTTCGCGTCGCGGACGCGAGCGTGATGCCGACGCTCGTCGGCGGCAACACGAACGCCCCGACGATCGCGATCGCCGAGCGGGCGGCGGACCTGATACGCGACGATCGGAGGGAGCGGGCCGAGGAACCGCCAACGGCTGCGACCGACTGA
- a CDS encoding nucleoside deaminase, with protein sequence MPDENALGDPAAADLPPDATDAEYVDRTIEPAEAAVAAGDTPFGALLVVDGEVVREARNETRTGEDVAAHPELTLARWAARELDADEPTACTMYASTEPCPMCATAVHYAGIGRVVFGVDGETLDELSGGVVPIPCEEVIRRAGGEATVEGPIAVDAATSVHESFFGEP encoded by the coding sequence ATGCCCGACGAGAACGCACTCGGCGACCCGGCCGCGGCGGACCTCCCGCCGGACGCGACCGACGCCGAGTACGTGGATCGAACGATCGAACCGGCCGAGGCGGCCGTCGCGGCCGGCGACACCCCGTTCGGCGCGCTGCTCGTCGTCGACGGCGAGGTCGTCCGCGAGGCGCGAAACGAGACGCGGACCGGAGAGGACGTCGCCGCGCACCCTGAACTGACGCTCGCGCGGTGGGCCGCGCGCGAACTCGACGCCGACGAGCCGACGGCCTGTACGATGTACGCCAGCACGGAGCCGTGCCCCATGTGCGCGACCGCGGTCCACTACGCGGGGATCGGTCGGGTCGTCTTCGGCGTCGACGGCGAGACCCTCGACGAGCTCTCCGGCGGCGTGGTGCCGATCCCCTGCGAGGAGGTGATCCGCCGCGCCGGCGGCGAGGCGACGGTCGAGGGACCGATCGCCGTCGACGCGGCGACGAGCGTCCACGAGTCGTTCTTCGGTGAGCCGTGA
- a CDS encoding carbohydrate kinase family protein, giving the protein MTRVSDSGDDADGGSPAVLSIGAAAIDEWYAVSNLPEPDGGAFAREVTSAFGGVGANVAIALDRLGRDAGLVSRVGDDEYGRRAREYLAETGVDATHVAVGDDPHTRSLILRDPDGERAIVTAGESFRGLRLDGDALAAMADADAVFLTAYAPDRVSRRVLDRIAALRDGDETADPPALVFDLSGSVEELVDRGTEPETVHRFLHAADLFVADGVAAPAFFGSADAAVERVAAAQRRAPGSESRSRRGSQRDSTWPRAVLTHGADGMTAVAGGEVSRFDAFDVDTVDATGAGDAFTAGLIDRWIAGTSPGTPEDGDGVAPGVRFAAAVAAINCTARFTQPGLPTRSEVESFLAERGYGPGGSR; this is encoded by the coding sequence GTGACGAGGGTATCGGACTCCGGCGACGACGCGGACGGCGGCTCGCCCGCGGTCCTCTCGATCGGCGCCGCGGCGATAGACGAGTGGTACGCGGTCAGCAACCTCCCCGAACCGGACGGCGGCGCGTTCGCCCGCGAGGTCACGTCCGCGTTCGGCGGCGTGGGCGCGAACGTCGCGATTGCGCTCGACCGCCTCGGCCGCGACGCCGGACTCGTCAGCCGCGTCGGGGACGACGAGTACGGGCGGCGGGCGCGGGAGTACCTCGCGGAGACCGGGGTCGACGCGACCCACGTCGCGGTCGGTGACGACCCCCACACCAGGTCGCTGATCCTCCGCGACCCGGACGGCGAGCGCGCCATCGTCACCGCGGGCGAGAGCTTCCGCGGACTCCGGCTGGACGGCGACGCGCTCGCCGCGATGGCCGACGCCGACGCGGTCTTCCTCACCGCCTACGCCCCGGACCGCGTCTCGCGGCGAGTCCTCGACCGGATCGCGGCGCTTCGCGATGGCGACGAGACCGCGGACCCGCCCGCGCTCGTCTTCGACCTCTCGGGGTCGGTCGAGGAGCTGGTCGATCGCGGGACCGAGCCGGAGACGGTCCATCGGTTCCTCCACGCCGCCGACCTGTTCGTCGCCGACGGGGTGGCCGCGCCCGCGTTCTTCGGCTCCGCGGACGCCGCCGTCGAGCGCGTCGCGGCCGCGCAGCGCCGGGCCCCCGGATCCGAATCGCGGTCGCGACGCGGGTCGCAACGGGATTCGACGTGGCCCCGAGCCGTCCTCACGCACGGCGCGGACGGGATGACGGCGGTCGCCGGCGGCGAGGTCTCCCGGTTCGACGCGTTCGACGTCGACACCGTCGACGCGACCGGCGCCGGCGACGCGTTCACCGCCGGGCTGATCGACCGGTGGATCGCGGGGACGTCACCGGGAACGCCCGAGGACGGCGACGGGGTCGCTCCCGGCGTTCGGTTCGCGGCCGCGGTCGCCGCGATCAACTGTACCGCCCGGTTCACGCAGCCGGGACTGCCGACCCGGAGCGAGGTCGAGTCGTTCCTCGCGGAGCGGGGCTACGGTCCCGGCGGGAGTCGATAG
- a CDS encoding BtpA/SgcQ family protein has product MEFEPTFGTAAPLLGMVHLPPLPGAPRAPDDGGEAMRAALDRATSDARALDRGGVDGIVIENFGDAPFYPDEVPPHVVAGVTRAATAVAAETDLPLGVNVLRNDAEAALSVAAAVDADFVRVNVHTGARVTDQGIVAGRAHETLRLRDRLGVDVGVFADTDVKHSAPLTPTGYTAESFADTAERGLADAVIASGSGTGEAVDTDALEAVVAERERHDLDTPVLVGSGVTPETVADLLETADGAIVGTALKRGDETTAPVDADRVADLVAAADAVR; this is encoded by the coding sequence ATGGAGTTCGAACCCACCTTCGGGACGGCCGCGCCGCTCCTCGGTATGGTCCACCTCCCGCCGCTGCCGGGCGCCCCCCGAGCGCCCGACGACGGGGGCGAGGCGATGCGCGCGGCGCTCGACCGGGCGACGAGCGACGCGCGGGCCCTCGACCGCGGCGGCGTCGACGGGATCGTTATCGAGAACTTCGGTGACGCGCCGTTCTACCCCGACGAAGTCCCCCCGCACGTCGTCGCCGGCGTGACCCGCGCCGCGACCGCGGTCGCCGCCGAGACGGACCTCCCGCTCGGGGTCAACGTCCTCCGCAACGACGCCGAGGCGGCGCTGTCGGTCGCGGCCGCGGTCGACGCCGACTTCGTCCGCGTGAACGTCCACACCGGCGCCCGCGTCACCGACCAGGGGATCGTGGCGGGCCGCGCCCACGAGACGCTCCGCCTGCGCGACCGACTCGGCGTCGACGTCGGCGTCTTCGCGGACACCGACGTGAAACACTCCGCGCCGCTGACCCCGACCGGATACACCGCCGAGTCGTTCGCCGACACCGCCGAGCGCGGCCTCGCGGACGCCGTGATCGCCTCCGGCTCCGGGACCGGCGAGGCGGTCGATACGGACGCCCTCGAAGCGGTCGTCGCCGAGCGCGAGCGCCACGACCTCGACACGCCGGTCCTCGTCGGTAGCGGCGTCACGCCCGAGACCGTCGCGGACCTGCTCGAAACCGCCGACGGCGCGATAGTCGGCACCGCGCTCAAACGCGGCGACGAGACGACCGCACCGGTCGACGCGGACCGGGTCGCGGACCTCGTCGCGGCCGCCGACGCGGTGCGGTGA
- a CDS encoding 4a-hydroxytetrahydrobiopterin dehydratase has product MSSPLADEPVEPAGDDAEPLSDDECAEHLAELGDAWEVVDGHHLEASYEFPDFETALAFTNDVGELAEREWHHPDIALSWGEVGIELWSHEVGGLTRADFAMAAKMDRLYADAEA; this is encoded by the coding sequence ATGTCCTCACCGCTCGCGGACGAACCGGTCGAGCCGGCCGGCGACGACGCGGAGCCGCTCAGCGACGACGAGTGCGCCGAACACCTCGCGGAGCTCGGTGACGCGTGGGAGGTCGTCGACGGCCACCACCTGGAGGCGAGCTACGAGTTCCCCGACTTCGAGACCGCGTTGGCGTTCACGAACGACGTCGGGGAACTCGCCGAACGAGAGTGGCACCACCCGGACATCGCGCTGTCGTGGGGGGAGGTCGGAATCGAGCTGTGGAGCCACGAGGTCGGCGGGCTCACCCGCGCCGACTTCGCGATGGCGGCGAAGATGGACCGCCTGTACGCGGACGCCGAGGCGTGA
- a CDS encoding ATPase → MRGEPSDPPVYLVAGGSRVDAGKTTFSAGLVAHLAERAGDAVGVKPRAGNDFWFDHDDYRIATDSGRLYGKDARKLTAASTASLAAVDDSSPSPSGIAPESINPVHRLWRPTPGRTGMLGDADRTFLCDRVTTASGTRFVVNGAAEAAGLLPDPLAERLPLEDATRVRDVPSFNEVMAEAHLPAIERLAARVARTPVPVAVESYADIAGTLPRGGPVAPDAVAVVDPGRARIYAGDRYAKARAVAAGSPHEGTREEHVDAVTEMIEPVATASLPALSGEVRGDPDRVASRYESVYEALVGAVEN, encoded by the coding sequence GTGAGGGGGGAGCCGTCCGATCCGCCCGTGTATCTCGTCGCCGGCGGCTCGCGCGTCGACGCCGGGAAGACCACCTTCTCGGCGGGGTTGGTCGCGCACCTCGCGGAGCGCGCGGGCGACGCGGTCGGCGTCAAGCCCCGCGCGGGCAACGACTTCTGGTTCGACCACGACGACTACCGGATCGCGACCGATTCGGGCCGCCTCTACGGCAAGGACGCGCGGAAGCTGACGGCCGCGAGCACCGCCTCGCTCGCGGCGGTCGACGACTCGTCGCCGTCGCCCTCGGGGATCGCGCCCGAGTCGATCAACCCCGTCCACCGACTCTGGCGGCCGACGCCGGGGCGGACCGGGATGCTCGGCGACGCCGACCGCACCTTTCTCTGTGACCGCGTGACGACCGCGTCCGGGACCCGGTTTGTCGTCAACGGCGCCGCCGAGGCGGCGGGGCTCCTCCCCGACCCGCTTGCGGAGCGGCTCCCCCTCGAAGACGCGACTCGCGTGCGCGACGTCCCGTCGTTCAACGAGGTGATGGCCGAGGCGCACCTCCCGGCGATCGAACGCCTCGCGGCGCGGGTCGCGCGGACGCCGGTCCCGGTCGCCGTCGAATCGTACGCGGATATCGCTGGAACACTTCCCCGCGGGGGACCGGTCGCGCCCGACGCGGTCGCCGTCGTCGACCCCGGCCGCGCCCGGATCTACGCGGGCGACCGGTACGCGAAGGCGCGCGCGGTCGCCGCCGGCAGCCCGCACGAGGGGACCCGCGAGGAGCACGTCGACGCGGTGACGGAGATGATAGAACCGGTCGCGACCGCCTCGCTCCCGGCGCTGTCCGGCGAGGTCCGAGGGGACCCCGACCGGGTCGCCTCTCGATACGAATCGGTGTACGAGGCACTCGTCGGAGCGGTCGAGAACTGA
- a CDS encoding DUF5827 family protein, whose product MPEPKSAFDATYPCDFYEPAELFEPDRMYTIPEIGRLLQGLEPDAEVDPDTEAVLVDWAVPWVMVHAEDMVVAEPLSEDGPGYYGLATETASADDSDADESA is encoded by the coding sequence ATGCCCGAACCGAAGTCGGCGTTCGACGCCACCTACCCGTGCGACTTCTACGAGCCGGCGGAGCTGTTCGAACCGGACCGGATGTACACGATCCCGGAGATCGGCCGCCTGCTTCAGGGGCTCGAACCGGACGCCGAGGTCGACCCCGACACCGAGGCGGTGCTGGTCGACTGGGCGGTCCCGTGGGTGATGGTCCACGCCGAGGACATGGTCGTCGCCGAGCCGCTGAGCGAGGACGGGCCGGGGTACTACGGGCTGGCGACCGAGACGGCGTCGGCAGACGATTCCGACGCCGACGAGTCCGCGTGA
- the sod gene encoding superoxide dismutase has translation MSYELDPLPYDYDALEPHISEQVLNWHHDTHHQGYVNGWNAAEETLEGNRESHDFSSSAGAIRNVTHNSSGHILHDLFWQSMSPEGGDTPEGALADRIAEDFDSYEAWKGEFEAAAGDASGWALLVYDTFSNQLRNVVVDNHDEGAVWGGHPVLALDVWEHSYYHDYGPARGEFVDNFFEVVDWDEPSARYEQAVELFE, from the coding sequence ATGAGCTACGAACTCGATCCGCTCCCGTACGACTACGACGCGCTGGAACCGCATATCTCCGAACAGGTGCTCAACTGGCACCACGACACCCATCATCAGGGGTACGTCAACGGCTGGAACGCGGCCGAAGAGACGCTCGAAGGGAACCGTGAGTCCCACGACTTCTCTTCGTCGGCCGGCGCCATCCGCAACGTGACCCACAACTCCTCGGGCCACATCCTCCACGACCTGTTCTGGCAGAGCATGTCGCCGGAGGGCGGTGACACGCCCGAGGGCGCGCTCGCGGACCGAATCGCCGAGGACTTCGACTCGTACGAGGCCTGGAAGGGCGAGTTCGAGGCCGCGGCCGGTGACGCGAGCGGCTGGGCGCTTCTGGTGTACGACACGTTCTCGAACCAGCTTCGCAACGTCGTGGTCGACAACCACGACGAGGGCGCCGTCTGGGGCGGTCACCCCGTCCTCGCGCTCGACGTCTGGGAGCACTCCTACTACCACGACTACGGTCCGGCTCGCGGCGAGTTCGTCGACAACTTCTTCGAGGTCGTCGACTGGGACGAGCCGTCCGCCCGCTACGAGCAGGCCGTCGAGCTGTTCGAGTAA
- a CDS encoding DUF2064 domain-containing protein has protein sequence MTVVALLANPPREGLVGTAIAESTPLSTAEAADLYEAQFRDAVLAVDRSGGELLVNYPDEDDLPEEYRTETSAEAELRTLVADTLGGTEDVRFERQVGSSFGARAGNTVTHLLREEGADSVAVVTPTAPLLSRTLVDSAAMKLRTTEVVIGPSTEGRAYYAGFTEPIDFEGAFAAPALPTLAERGRDADRSVDFVKPSASLETGEDLLDVVPMLRARFAAERVVPDYTAAFVHEKGLDVVVEDGEQRLVRD, from the coding sequence CCCGCCCCGCGAGGGGCTCGTCGGAACCGCGATCGCCGAGTCGACGCCGCTGTCGACCGCCGAGGCGGCCGATCTCTACGAGGCGCAGTTCCGCGACGCCGTCCTCGCGGTCGACCGCTCCGGCGGCGAACTCCTCGTCAACTACCCCGACGAGGACGACCTCCCCGAGGAGTACCGGACCGAGACGAGCGCGGAGGCGGAGCTGCGGACGCTCGTCGCGGACACGCTCGGCGGCACGGAGGACGTCCGCTTCGAACGGCAGGTCGGCTCCTCGTTCGGCGCGCGCGCCGGAAACACCGTCACGCACCTGCTCCGCGAGGAGGGCGCCGACTCGGTCGCGGTCGTCACCCCGACCGCGCCGCTGCTCTCACGGACGCTCGTCGACTCGGCGGCGATGAAGCTGCGGACGACCGAGGTCGTGATCGGTCCCTCGACGGAGGGTCGGGCGTACTACGCGGGGTTCACCGAGCCGATCGACTTCGAGGGCGCGTTCGCGGCGCCGGCGCTGCCGACGCTCGCGGAGCGCGGCCGCGACGCGGACCGCTCCGTCGACTTCGTCAAGCCGTCGGCCTCGCTGGAGACCGGTGAGGACCTCCTCGACGTGGTGCCGATGCTGCGGGCGCGGTTCGCCGCCGAGCGCGTGGTTCCGGATTACACCGCGGCGTTCGTCCACGAGAAGGGCTTGGACGTGGTCGTCGAGGACGGAGAACAGCGGTTGGTGCGGGACTGA